From the genome of Chelmon rostratus isolate fCheRos1 chromosome 1, fCheRos1.pri, whole genome shotgun sequence, one region includes:
- the kif7 gene encoding kinesin-like protein kif7 isoform X1 produces the protein MSPKVPGGQSRGDYSAVQVAVRVRPLLPKELLHCHESCITVDSELCRVTLGHDRHFLCDYMFEETCCQEEVYSVSVQPLIDAFFQGFNATVFAYGQTGSGKTYTIGEANICSFRDEEQGIIPRAVADVFKLLDENDLTDFSVRVSYLEVYKEEFKDLLEVETASKDIHIREDKGNIVLCGIKECEVEGLDEVLSLLESGNTARHTGATQMNPNSSRSHTIFTVYMDQRRGSSRLYGTATSSGPQMLSSKFHFVDLAGSERILRTGNTGERLKESIQINSGLLALGNVIGALGDPKRKGSHIPYRDSKITRILKDSLGGNSKTLMIACISPSSSDFDESLNTLNYAARARNIQNRATVNCKREPDRVEGLEQQIKALRRALENRQRSETRIISHADPNRRPRLGEGEISRLQVQSAHYRTCTDTAYRLLRELQSEGALTAEQSLRVKEWLCSVEEERSGLTTASGPDSGIENISTEDSVALRRGRPSVRNPDPEAAEESWSHEHESEKDGEKEDSIVQFQAQIQRLERENTDFLAALEDAMEQYKQQSDKLKEQQDLIAELQCHLSTPGLMGLGLNLRSRPHTAPMGSMQHSQNGGTYRQASPVGYLGNGLCAEQDGSLCEEQEIPAGGEMQDMEEEGSHFSLIRERRKQVNLTWTKRDMLSGGLAAGGRGLISQLLEPDQHPCLARKASNSSTGQTSVRESLKSFEGVSDFGLLQAQQKIRELSVTIRMKEELIKELVKTGKDAQALNRQYSHKITALESEAVQARQELQEAQRQLQDLERQEREISATDKTRAQECRRKIAAAQSKVQVLSQRQRDTARLANLPAQSERRVLELERSVQSMRQQQEQLQRRLRQESQQKRRLETEMQRRTHRVKELEIKNEQQQKILRIKTEEIAAFQRQRRSGSNGSVISLEEQQKIEEQKRWLDEEMERVLEQRRGLEDLEGELTKREEILAKKEALLQERSGLETKRLRSSQALSKDLVTLTGRIESLERELSERNGLLRSSSAQDSQQIRQEISNLRQEKDSLLKQRVELDDKLRQGNLLSPEEERTLFQFDEAIEALDAAIEYKNEAITQRQRQLRASASMLSQWEMNLMAKLSYLSASETRALLCKYFDKVVSLREEERKLQLALAELEMQLDDQQRLVQWLENALDRTQLDTDRRLTQQQKEHERSVQLLLQQCREQIDEGLAGRQRQFEGWIHNLSKELNYYKAANLELSIKLRELCGSAAQSKEHAKVVASDGKPAVTGSMEKLPRCPEDSPGGRAAGQSDKPPRSREEMRELVNTPLPSTWRRSSLPTEEPAVMEELWLRAAGEAPVNRVVQTGLGSLGVPTALPVVKSRRESRRSSLNVGPLTSNNAFIDVRKNPI, from the exons ATGTCTCCAAAAGTGCCGGGTGGCCAAAGCAGAGGGGATTATTCTGCGGTCCAAGTAGCTGTTCGAGTGCGTCCTCTGCTGCCTAAAGAGCTTCTACACTGCCATGAGAGCTGTATCACCGTGGACTCAGAGCTATGTCGGGTCACGCTGGGCCACGACCGACACTTCCTTTGTGACTACATGTTTGAAGAAACTTGCTGTCAGGAGGAGGTTTATTCTGTGTCTGTCCAGCCACTCATAGACGCCTTCTTTCAAGGTTTCAATGCTACAGTCTTTGCCTATGGACAGACAGGCTCGGGCAAGACTTACACTATTGGAGAAGCTAATATTT GTTCCTttagagatgaggagcagggtATCATCCCCAGGGCTGTTGCGGATGTCTTCAAGCTGCTTGATGAAAATGATCTCACAGACTTCTCTGTCCGAGTCTCCTATCTGGAGGTATACAAAGAGGAGTTCAAGGACTTACTGGAGGTGGAGACAGCCAGCAAGGACATCCACATCCGGGAGGATAAAGGAAATATTG TTTTGTGTGGCATAAAGGAGTGCGAAGTGGAGGGTCTTGATGAGGTGCTGAGTTTACTAGAGTCAGGAAACACAGCCAGGCACACTGGCGCAACTCAGATGAATCCAAACTCCAGCCGGTCACATACCATTTTTACTGTGTATATGGACCAGCGTCGGGGAAGCTCTCGCCTTTATGGGACTGCCACAAGCTCTGGACCACAAATGTTGTCTTCCAAGTTCCACTTTGTTGACCTGGCAGGGTCAGAGCGTATCTTGCGGACAGGGAACACtggagagagactgaaagagagcaTCCAGATCAACAGCGGCCTTCTGGCTCTGGGAAATGTTATCGGGGCACTGGGAGACCCCAAGAGGAAAGGCTCTCACATACCATACAGAGATTCAAAAATCACAAG GATCCTAAAAGACTCTTTGGGAGGAAattcaaaaacactgatgatTGCCTGCATCAGTCCATCCTCCTCAGACTTTGATGAGAGTCTGAATACACTAAACTACGCTGCAAGGGCCAGGAACATTCAGAACCGGGCGACAGTCAACTGCAAGCGTGAGCCAGATCGGGTGGAAGGGCTGGAGCAACAAATCAAGGCCCTTCGCAGAGCTCTCGAAAACCGCCAGCGTTCAGAGACCCGCATCATTTCTCACGCTGATCCGAACAGGAGACCACGACTcggagagggagagatcagCAGACTGCAAGTCCAGAGTGCCCACTATAGGACGTGCACAGACACTGCTTACAG GCTGCTGCgggagctgcagagtgaaggGGCTCTGACTGCAGAACAGAGTCTGAGAGTGAAAGAGTGGCTGTGCTCAGTGGAGGAGGAACGGAGCGGACTGACCACTGCCTCAGGACCAGACAGCGGTATTGAGAACATCTCCACCGAGGACAGTGTCGCATTAAGGAGAGGAAGGCCTTCTGTAAGGAATCCG GATCCAGAGGCTGCGGAGGAGAGTTGGAGCCATGAGCATGAAAgtgagaaagatggagagaaagaagacagcATTGTCCAGTTCCAAGCACAGATCCAGCggttggagagagagaacacagacTTTTTAGCTGCTCTTGAGGACGCTATGGAGCAATACAAGCAACAG AGTGATAAGCTGAAGGAGCAACAGGACTTGatagcagagctgcagtgtcaTCTGTCTACTCCAGGGCTGATGGGCCTGGGCCTTAACTTGAGATCGCGGCCACACACAGCCCCTATGGGCTCCATGCAGCACAGTCAGAATGGAGGCACATACAGACAG GCCAGTCCAGTGGGCTACCTTGGCAATGGGCTGTGTGCTGAACAGGATGGTAGTCTCTGTGAGGAGCAGGAGATCccagcaggaggagaaatgCAGGACATGGAAGAAGAGGGCAGTCATTTCAGCCTCATCCGGGAGAGACGCAA GCAAGTGAACCTGACCTGGACCAAGAGGGACATGCTGTCAGGAGGACTAGCAGCCGGGGGTAGAGGGCTCATATCTCAGCTGCTTGAACCAGACCAGCACCCCTGTTTAGCCAGAAAAGCAT CCAACTCCAGTACAGGGCAGACATCTGTGCGTGAAAGTCTGAAAAGTTTTGAAGGCGTTTCAGACTTCGGACTTCTTCAGGCACAGCAGAAGATCAGGGAACTGTCTGTCACCATCCGCATGAAGGAAGAACTCATCAAAGAGCTAGTCAAAACAG GTAAGGATGCTCAGGCCCTGAACAGGCAGTACAGCCATAAGATCACGGCTTTGGAGAGTGAAGCTGTTCAGGCCCGacaagagctgcaggaggcccagaggcagctgcaggatctggagaggcaagagagagagatcagcGCGACAGACAAGACCAGAGCACAGGAGTGTCGCAGGAAAATAGCTGCTGCTCAGAGCAAAGTTCAG GTTCTCAGTCAGCGTCAGAGGGACACAGCTCGTCTCGCTAACCTCCCTGCCCAGAGCGAGCGTCGTGTGTTAGAGCTGGAACGAAGCGTTCAGAGtatgaggcagcagcaggagcagctgcagaggcgGCTGCGCCAGGAAAGTCAGCAGAAACGACGCCTGGAGACCGAGATGCAACGAAGAACTCACAGAGTCAAG GAGCTTGAGATAAAGaatgagcagcagcaaaagATCCTGAGAATAAAGACTGAGGAGATCGCTGCCTTCCAGAGACAGAGACGCAGTGGCAGTAACGGCTCTGTCATCTCTTTGGAAGAGCAACAG AAGATTGAGGAACAGAAACGCTGGCTGGATGAAGAAATGGAGCGGGTGCTGGAACAGAGGAGAGGGCTAGAAGATCTGGAAGGAGAGCTCACTAAACGAGAGGAAAtcctggccaagaaagaagCCCTGCTACAGGAACGCAGTGGCCTGGAGACCAAGAGGCTCCGCTCCAGTCAG GCCCTGAGTAAAGACCTGGTGACACTTACAGGGCGCATTGAGTCACTTGAGCGAGAGCTGAGTGAGAGGAATGGTCTTCTTCGCAGCAGCAGCGCTCAAGACTCACAACAGATTCGCCAAGAGATCTCCAACCTGCGTCAAGAGAAAGACTCGCTGCTTAAACAAAGAGTGGAGCTGGACGACAAGCTGCGGCAGGGTAACCTGCTCTCACCCGAG GAGGAGCGAACACTGTTCCAGTTTGACGAGGCGATCGAGGCTCTGGATGCAGCTATTGAGTACAAGAACGAGGCCATCACTCAGAGGCAGAGACAGCTGAGGGCGTCTGCCAGTATGCTCTCCCAGTGGGAGATGAACCTTATGGCCAAACTCAGttacctgtctgcctctgagACCAGAGCTCTGCTATGCAAGTACTTTGACAAG GTGGTGTCTCTGCGTGAGGAGGAGCGTAAGCTGCAACTCGCCCTGGCTGAGCTGGAAATGCAGTTAGACGATCAGCAGAGGCTGGTGCAGTGGTTGGAGAACGCCCTCGATCGCACGCAGCTGGACACAGATCGGCggctcacacagcagcagaaggaacATGAGAGGAGCGTTCAGCTCTTGCTGCAGCAGTGTCGAG AGCAAATAGACGAGGGCCTGGCAGGAAGACAGCGGCAGTTTGAGGGATGGATCCACAACCTCAGCAAGGAGCTGAACTACTACAAGGCTGCTAACCTGGAATTAAGCATCAAACTGAGGGAGCTCTGTGGTTCAGCCGCGCAGTCAAAGGAGCACGCTAAAG TTGTGGCATCTGACGGAAAACCAGCAGTTACCGGCAGCATGGAGAAGTTGCCCCGCTGCCCCGAGGACAGCCCCGGAGGCAGGGCGGCGGGGCAGTCTGACAAACCTCCCAGGTCCAGGGAGGAAATGCGGGAGCTGGTGAACACCCCGCTCCCGTCCACATGGAGACGCTCTTCTCTCCCCACAGAAGAACCTGCTGTTATGGAGGAGTTGTGGCTTCGAGCGGCTGGGGAGGCTCCCGTCAACCGTGTAGTTCAAACCGGTCTGGGGTCTTTGGGCGTGCCGACAGCCCTGCCTGTGGTGAAGTCTCGCCGAGAGTCCCGCCGCTCCAGCCTCAACGTCGGACCACTGACTTCAAACAATGCATTCATTGATGTACGGAAGAATCCCATCTGA
- the kif7 gene encoding kinesin-like protein kif7 isoform X2, which yields MSPKVPGGQSRGDYSAVQVAVRVRPLLPKELLHCHESCITVDSELCRVTLGHDRHFLCDYMFEETCCQEEVYSVSVQPLIDAFFQGFNATVFAYGQTGSGKTYTIGEANICSFRDEEQGIIPRAVADVFKLLDENDLTDFSVRVSYLEVYKEEFKDLLEVETASKDIHIREDKGNIVLCGIKECEVEGLDEVLSLLESGNTARHTGATQMNPNSSRSHTIFTVYMDQRRGSSRLYGTATSSGPQMLSSKFHFVDLAGSERILRTGNTGERLKESIQINSGLLALGNVIGALGDPKRKGSHIPYRDSKITRILKDSLGGNSKTLMIACISPSSSDFDESLNTLNYAARARNIQNRATVNCKREPDRVEGLEQQIKALRRALENRQRSETRIISHADPNRRPRLGEGEISRLQVQSAHYRTCTDTAYRLLRELQSEGALTAEQSLRVKEWLCSVEEERSGLTTASGPDSGIENISTEDSVALRRGRPSDPEAAEESWSHEHESEKDGEKEDSIVQFQAQIQRLERENTDFLAALEDAMEQYKQQSDKLKEQQDLIAELQCHLSTPGLMGLGLNLRSRPHTAPMGSMQHSQNGGTYRQASPVGYLGNGLCAEQDGSLCEEQEIPAGGEMQDMEEEGSHFSLIRERRKQVNLTWTKRDMLSGGLAAGGRGLISQLLEPDQHPCLARKASNSSTGQTSVRESLKSFEGVSDFGLLQAQQKIRELSVTIRMKEELIKELVKTGKDAQALNRQYSHKITALESEAVQARQELQEAQRQLQDLERQEREISATDKTRAQECRRKIAAAQSKVQVLSQRQRDTARLANLPAQSERRVLELERSVQSMRQQQEQLQRRLRQESQQKRRLETEMQRRTHRVKELEIKNEQQQKILRIKTEEIAAFQRQRRSGSNGSVISLEEQQKIEEQKRWLDEEMERVLEQRRGLEDLEGELTKREEILAKKEALLQERSGLETKRLRSSQALSKDLVTLTGRIESLERELSERNGLLRSSSAQDSQQIRQEISNLRQEKDSLLKQRVELDDKLRQGNLLSPEEERTLFQFDEAIEALDAAIEYKNEAITQRQRQLRASASMLSQWEMNLMAKLSYLSASETRALLCKYFDKVVSLREEERKLQLALAELEMQLDDQQRLVQWLENALDRTQLDTDRRLTQQQKEHERSVQLLLQQCREQIDEGLAGRQRQFEGWIHNLSKELNYYKAANLELSIKLRELCGSAAQSKEHAKVVASDGKPAVTGSMEKLPRCPEDSPGGRAAGQSDKPPRSREEMRELVNTPLPSTWRRSSLPTEEPAVMEELWLRAAGEAPVNRVVQTGLGSLGVPTALPVVKSRRESRRSSLNVGPLTSNNAFIDVRKNPI from the exons ATGTCTCCAAAAGTGCCGGGTGGCCAAAGCAGAGGGGATTATTCTGCGGTCCAAGTAGCTGTTCGAGTGCGTCCTCTGCTGCCTAAAGAGCTTCTACACTGCCATGAGAGCTGTATCACCGTGGACTCAGAGCTATGTCGGGTCACGCTGGGCCACGACCGACACTTCCTTTGTGACTACATGTTTGAAGAAACTTGCTGTCAGGAGGAGGTTTATTCTGTGTCTGTCCAGCCACTCATAGACGCCTTCTTTCAAGGTTTCAATGCTACAGTCTTTGCCTATGGACAGACAGGCTCGGGCAAGACTTACACTATTGGAGAAGCTAATATTT GTTCCTttagagatgaggagcagggtATCATCCCCAGGGCTGTTGCGGATGTCTTCAAGCTGCTTGATGAAAATGATCTCACAGACTTCTCTGTCCGAGTCTCCTATCTGGAGGTATACAAAGAGGAGTTCAAGGACTTACTGGAGGTGGAGACAGCCAGCAAGGACATCCACATCCGGGAGGATAAAGGAAATATTG TTTTGTGTGGCATAAAGGAGTGCGAAGTGGAGGGTCTTGATGAGGTGCTGAGTTTACTAGAGTCAGGAAACACAGCCAGGCACACTGGCGCAACTCAGATGAATCCAAACTCCAGCCGGTCACATACCATTTTTACTGTGTATATGGACCAGCGTCGGGGAAGCTCTCGCCTTTATGGGACTGCCACAAGCTCTGGACCACAAATGTTGTCTTCCAAGTTCCACTTTGTTGACCTGGCAGGGTCAGAGCGTATCTTGCGGACAGGGAACACtggagagagactgaaagagagcaTCCAGATCAACAGCGGCCTTCTGGCTCTGGGAAATGTTATCGGGGCACTGGGAGACCCCAAGAGGAAAGGCTCTCACATACCATACAGAGATTCAAAAATCACAAG GATCCTAAAAGACTCTTTGGGAGGAAattcaaaaacactgatgatTGCCTGCATCAGTCCATCCTCCTCAGACTTTGATGAGAGTCTGAATACACTAAACTACGCTGCAAGGGCCAGGAACATTCAGAACCGGGCGACAGTCAACTGCAAGCGTGAGCCAGATCGGGTGGAAGGGCTGGAGCAACAAATCAAGGCCCTTCGCAGAGCTCTCGAAAACCGCCAGCGTTCAGAGACCCGCATCATTTCTCACGCTGATCCGAACAGGAGACCACGACTcggagagggagagatcagCAGACTGCAAGTCCAGAGTGCCCACTATAGGACGTGCACAGACACTGCTTACAG GCTGCTGCgggagctgcagagtgaaggGGCTCTGACTGCAGAACAGAGTCTGAGAGTGAAAGAGTGGCTGTGCTCAGTGGAGGAGGAACGGAGCGGACTGACCACTGCCTCAGGACCAGACAGCGGTATTGAGAACATCTCCACCGAGGACAGTGTCGCATTAAGGAGAGGAAGGCCTTCT GATCCAGAGGCTGCGGAGGAGAGTTGGAGCCATGAGCATGAAAgtgagaaagatggagagaaagaagacagcATTGTCCAGTTCCAAGCACAGATCCAGCggttggagagagagaacacagacTTTTTAGCTGCTCTTGAGGACGCTATGGAGCAATACAAGCAACAG AGTGATAAGCTGAAGGAGCAACAGGACTTGatagcagagctgcagtgtcaTCTGTCTACTCCAGGGCTGATGGGCCTGGGCCTTAACTTGAGATCGCGGCCACACACAGCCCCTATGGGCTCCATGCAGCACAGTCAGAATGGAGGCACATACAGACAG GCCAGTCCAGTGGGCTACCTTGGCAATGGGCTGTGTGCTGAACAGGATGGTAGTCTCTGTGAGGAGCAGGAGATCccagcaggaggagaaatgCAGGACATGGAAGAAGAGGGCAGTCATTTCAGCCTCATCCGGGAGAGACGCAA GCAAGTGAACCTGACCTGGACCAAGAGGGACATGCTGTCAGGAGGACTAGCAGCCGGGGGTAGAGGGCTCATATCTCAGCTGCTTGAACCAGACCAGCACCCCTGTTTAGCCAGAAAAGCAT CCAACTCCAGTACAGGGCAGACATCTGTGCGTGAAAGTCTGAAAAGTTTTGAAGGCGTTTCAGACTTCGGACTTCTTCAGGCACAGCAGAAGATCAGGGAACTGTCTGTCACCATCCGCATGAAGGAAGAACTCATCAAAGAGCTAGTCAAAACAG GTAAGGATGCTCAGGCCCTGAACAGGCAGTACAGCCATAAGATCACGGCTTTGGAGAGTGAAGCTGTTCAGGCCCGacaagagctgcaggaggcccagaggcagctgcaggatctggagaggcaagagagagagatcagcGCGACAGACAAGACCAGAGCACAGGAGTGTCGCAGGAAAATAGCTGCTGCTCAGAGCAAAGTTCAG GTTCTCAGTCAGCGTCAGAGGGACACAGCTCGTCTCGCTAACCTCCCTGCCCAGAGCGAGCGTCGTGTGTTAGAGCTGGAACGAAGCGTTCAGAGtatgaggcagcagcaggagcagctgcagaggcgGCTGCGCCAGGAAAGTCAGCAGAAACGACGCCTGGAGACCGAGATGCAACGAAGAACTCACAGAGTCAAG GAGCTTGAGATAAAGaatgagcagcagcaaaagATCCTGAGAATAAAGACTGAGGAGATCGCTGCCTTCCAGAGACAGAGACGCAGTGGCAGTAACGGCTCTGTCATCTCTTTGGAAGAGCAACAG AAGATTGAGGAACAGAAACGCTGGCTGGATGAAGAAATGGAGCGGGTGCTGGAACAGAGGAGAGGGCTAGAAGATCTGGAAGGAGAGCTCACTAAACGAGAGGAAAtcctggccaagaaagaagCCCTGCTACAGGAACGCAGTGGCCTGGAGACCAAGAGGCTCCGCTCCAGTCAG GCCCTGAGTAAAGACCTGGTGACACTTACAGGGCGCATTGAGTCACTTGAGCGAGAGCTGAGTGAGAGGAATGGTCTTCTTCGCAGCAGCAGCGCTCAAGACTCACAACAGATTCGCCAAGAGATCTCCAACCTGCGTCAAGAGAAAGACTCGCTGCTTAAACAAAGAGTGGAGCTGGACGACAAGCTGCGGCAGGGTAACCTGCTCTCACCCGAG GAGGAGCGAACACTGTTCCAGTTTGACGAGGCGATCGAGGCTCTGGATGCAGCTATTGAGTACAAGAACGAGGCCATCACTCAGAGGCAGAGACAGCTGAGGGCGTCTGCCAGTATGCTCTCCCAGTGGGAGATGAACCTTATGGCCAAACTCAGttacctgtctgcctctgagACCAGAGCTCTGCTATGCAAGTACTTTGACAAG GTGGTGTCTCTGCGTGAGGAGGAGCGTAAGCTGCAACTCGCCCTGGCTGAGCTGGAAATGCAGTTAGACGATCAGCAGAGGCTGGTGCAGTGGTTGGAGAACGCCCTCGATCGCACGCAGCTGGACACAGATCGGCggctcacacagcagcagaaggaacATGAGAGGAGCGTTCAGCTCTTGCTGCAGCAGTGTCGAG AGCAAATAGACGAGGGCCTGGCAGGAAGACAGCGGCAGTTTGAGGGATGGATCCACAACCTCAGCAAGGAGCTGAACTACTACAAGGCTGCTAACCTGGAATTAAGCATCAAACTGAGGGAGCTCTGTGGTTCAGCCGCGCAGTCAAAGGAGCACGCTAAAG TTGTGGCATCTGACGGAAAACCAGCAGTTACCGGCAGCATGGAGAAGTTGCCCCGCTGCCCCGAGGACAGCCCCGGAGGCAGGGCGGCGGGGCAGTCTGACAAACCTCCCAGGTCCAGGGAGGAAATGCGGGAGCTGGTGAACACCCCGCTCCCGTCCACATGGAGACGCTCTTCTCTCCCCACAGAAGAACCTGCTGTTATGGAGGAGTTGTGGCTTCGAGCGGCTGGGGAGGCTCCCGTCAACCGTGTAGTTCAAACCGGTCTGGGGTCTTTGGGCGTGCCGACAGCCCTGCCTGTGGTGAAGTCTCGCCGAGAGTCCCGCCGCTCCAGCCTCAACGTCGGACCACTGACTTCAAACAATGCATTCATTGATGTACGGAAGAATCCCATCTGA